From a region of the Agromyces ramosus genome:
- a CDS encoding ABC transporter permease, whose protein sequence is MAFAAFATAEGQTRAPMRKSRIALFLLLPGILYLVLFFLTPLVSLVLTSLQVPREFGDIGQYDYAFNWQNYVAVMNDYWPHIVRSFGYALAATVFALAFSYPLAYFIGVKARRWPLLQGLMLVLVIAPFFISFLLRTLAWKQLLSDESFVITSLKALSLMAPDAHFTGTPFAVIFGLTYNFIPFMTLPLYTTLERLDLRYLEAGSDLYASPFTVFRKVTVPLSMPGIVAGTLLTFIPAAGDYVNASRDFLGGTETQMMGNAIEANFLVLLNYPAAAALSIILMAAILVLVGIYVKRSGTEDLL, encoded by the coding sequence TTGGCCTTCGCAGCGTTCGCGACGGCGGAGGGCCAGACACGGGCACCGATGAGGAAGAGCCGCATCGCGCTGTTCCTGCTCCTGCCCGGCATCCTCTACCTCGTCCTCTTCTTCCTGACCCCACTCGTCTCGCTCGTGCTCACCTCACTCCAGGTGCCGCGCGAGTTCGGCGACATCGGCCAGTACGACTACGCCTTCAACTGGCAGAACTACGTCGCGGTCATGAACGACTACTGGCCGCACATCGTGCGCTCGTTCGGCTATGCGCTCGCGGCCACGGTGTTCGCGCTCGCGTTCAGCTATCCGCTCGCGTACTTCATCGGCGTGAAGGCGCGGCGATGGCCGCTGCTCCAGGGCCTCATGCTCGTCCTGGTCATCGCTCCGTTCTTCATCAGCTTCCTCTTGCGCACCCTCGCGTGGAAGCAGCTCCTCTCCGACGAGTCCTTCGTGATCACGTCGCTGAAGGCGTTGTCGCTGATGGCGCCCGACGCCCATTTCACCGGCACCCCGTTCGCCGTCATCTTCGGCCTGACCTACAACTTCATCCCGTTCATGACCCTGCCGCTGTACACGACCCTCGAGCGACTCGACCTGCGTTATCTCGAAGCCGGCAGCGATCTCTATGCGAGCCCGTTCACGGTCTTCCGCAAGGTCACCGTTCCCTTGTCGATGCCCGGCATCGTCGCCGGAACGCTGCTCACGTTCATCCCGGCCGCCGGAGACTACGTGAACGCCAGCCGGGACTTCCTCGGCGGAACCGAGACACAGATGATGGGCAACGCGATCGAGGCGAACTTCCTCGTGCTGCTGAACTATCCAGCGGCCGCTGCGCTCTCGATCATCCTGATGGCGGCGATCCTCGTGCTCGTCGGCATCTACGTGAAGCGATCCGGAACGGAGGACCTCCTGTGA
- a CDS encoding ABC transporter permease — translation MAFVFLLIPIVYTFVFSFNDSIKSNIAWRGFTLDKWLNVCSVEGGAVCEAFGNSIVIGLVATVIATTLGTMIALALVRYRFRARSAISLLLFLPMATPEVVLGAGLAAQFLAVGVAKDMTTIILAHTMFCISFVVVTVKARVASLDPALEEAGRDLYGSPAQVFWRVTFPLLTPGIIAAALLSFALSFDDFIITNFNSGSVSTFPKYVYISASRGIPAEANVIASAVFLFAIALVIVAQVSRAARAKRLAKLG, via the coding sequence ATGGCCTTCGTCTTCCTGCTGATCCCGATCGTCTACACCTTCGTCTTCTCGTTCAACGACTCCATCAAGTCGAACATCGCCTGGCGCGGGTTCACGCTCGACAAGTGGCTGAACGTCTGCAGCGTCGAGGGCGGAGCGGTCTGCGAGGCGTTCGGCAACAGCATCGTCATCGGACTGGTCGCCACGGTCATCGCGACGACGCTCGGCACGATGATCGCGCTCGCGCTCGTGCGGTACCGATTCCGGGCGCGCTCGGCGATCAGCCTGCTCCTGTTCCTGCCGATGGCCACGCCCGAGGTCGTGCTCGGTGCCGGGCTCGCCGCGCAGTTCCTCGCGGTCGGGGTCGCGAAGGACATGACGACGATCATCCTGGCGCACACGATGTTCTGCATCAGCTTCGTCGTCGTCACGGTCAAGGCGCGGGTCGCGAGCCTCGATCCGGCACTCGAGGAGGCGGGCCGCGACCTCTACGGCAGTCCCGCCCAGGTGTTCTGGCGAGTCACCTTCCCGCTCCTGACGCCGGGCATCATCGCGGCGGCGCTCCTGTCGTTCGCGCTCAGCTTCGACGACTTCATCATCACGAACTTCAACTCGGGGTCGGTGTCCACGTTCCCGAAATACGTGTACATCTCGGCGTCGCGCGGCATTCCGGCCGAGGCGAACGTCATCGCCTCGGCGGTGTTCCTCTTCGCGATCGCACTCGTGATCGTCGCCCAGGTCTCGCGCGCCGCGCGCGCGAAGCGGCTCGCGAAGCTCGGCTGA
- a CDS encoding asparaginase — protein MAGTFSVADAVELAVVERSGFTESRHAGSAVVLSPEGEVLRALGDVATPVFPRSCMKPFQAVAVMTSGVTLRGEDAAIATASHSGTAAHVALVRRLLERESLTSSALGCPPAAPSDQVSRDELIRSGAPRDRVYMNCSGKHAAMLLACVANDWPLDGYLDPEHPLQKRVLDVVQRFTGERPAATAVDGCGAPVHAVSLTALARGIQKITTAAAGSPFALYREAAALTEAVREHPWAVGGPGQPDTVAIERLGVFAKVGAEGVMVMTARNGTTTAVKVLDGSSRASTIIALRLLAGAGAVEHDAIDAVQTELDLWVMGGERRVGEIRATI, from the coding sequence GTGGCCGGTACTTTCTCCGTCGCTGACGCCGTCGAGCTCGCCGTGGTCGAACGCAGTGGTTTCACCGAGTCCCGGCACGCCGGTTCCGCCGTCGTGCTCTCCCCCGAAGGCGAGGTGCTGCGCGCGCTCGGCGACGTGGCGACCCCCGTCTTCCCCCGATCCTGCATGAAGCCGTTCCAGGCGGTCGCCGTCATGACCTCGGGGGTCACGCTCCGCGGCGAAGACGCGGCGATCGCCACCGCGAGCCACTCCGGCACGGCGGCACACGTCGCACTCGTGCGGCGTCTCCTCGAGCGAGAGTCCCTGACCAGCTCGGCGCTCGGGTGCCCGCCGGCCGCGCCGTCCGACCAGGTCTCGCGCGACGAGCTCATCCGCTCGGGCGCCCCCCGTGATCGCGTCTACATGAACTGCTCCGGCAAGCATGCGGCGATGCTCCTGGCGTGCGTGGCGAACGACTGGCCGCTCGATGGCTACCTCGACCCTGAGCATCCGCTGCAGAAGCGCGTGCTCGACGTCGTGCAGCGGTTCACCGGTGAGCGTCCGGCCGCGACGGCGGTCGACGGCTGCGGAGCGCCCGTGCACGCCGTCAGCCTCACGGCGCTGGCGCGCGGCATCCAGAAGATCACCACGGCCGCCGCCGGTTCGCCGTTCGCGCTCTACCGCGAGGCTGCGGCGCTCACCGAGGCCGTTCGCGAGCACCCGTGGGCGGTCGGCGGCCCCGGCCAGCCCGACACGGTCGCGATCGAACGCCTCGGCGTCTTCGCGAAGGTCGGCGCCGAGGGAGTCATGGTCATGACGGCGCGCAACGGCACGACGACCGCGGTCAAGGTGCTCGACGGGTCGTCCCGTGCGTCCACGATCATCGCGCTCCGGCTCCTCGCCGGCGCCGGCGCGGTCGAGCACGACGCGATCGACGCGGTGCAGACCGAACTGGACCTCTGGGTGATGGGCGGCGAGCGTCGCGTCGGCGAGATCCGCGCCACCATCTGA
- the gabT gene encoding 4-aminobutyrate--2-oxoglutarate transaminase has translation MTDTHISALTPAAPVYSVTQERKVVTAIPGPKSEQLHARRSKVVSAGVSSALPVYIERANGGILVDVDGNQFIDLGAGIGVTTVGHTEERVVAAAASQLQDVIHTLFTITPYEEYVRVAELLALHTPGNWEKKSVLVNSGAEAVENGVKIARKYTGRRAVAVLDHAYHGRTNLTMAMNYKAHPYATGYGPLAGDVYHAPSSYPYHDGLSGADAAARTIAYLEKVVGASDLACLVVEPIQGEGGFMVPADGFLPTLQSWCSEHGVVMIADEIQSGMARTGRYYASEHFGWEPDVVLSAKGIAGGLPLAAVTGRAEIMDASQPGGLGGTFGGNPVACAAAIAVFESIEQNGLLAEAERIEATLKAGLERLKQRYDTIGEIRGKGAMVAIELVQPGTGDTTKAPNAEAVTALVAYAAQHGVLVLSAGTYGNVLRFLPSLAVSDALLEDGLRVLDDGFAALG, from the coding sequence ATGACTGACACCCACATCTCCGCCCTGACACCCGCCGCCCCGGTGTACTCCGTGACGCAGGAGCGCAAGGTCGTGACCGCCATCCCCGGTCCGAAGTCCGAGCAGCTGCACGCGAGGCGATCCAAGGTCGTCTCGGCCGGCGTCTCGTCGGCGTTGCCCGTCTACATCGAGCGCGCCAACGGCGGGATCCTCGTCGACGTCGACGGCAACCAGTTCATCGACCTCGGCGCCGGCATCGGCGTGACGACCGTGGGGCACACCGAGGAGCGGGTCGTCGCCGCGGCGGCGAGCCAGCTGCAAGACGTCATCCACACGCTCTTCACGATCACGCCCTACGAGGAGTACGTGCGCGTCGCCGAGCTCCTCGCGCTCCACACGCCTGGCAACTGGGAGAAGAAGTCGGTGCTCGTGAACTCGGGCGCGGAGGCCGTCGAGAACGGCGTCAAGATCGCCCGCAAGTACACCGGCCGTCGCGCCGTCGCGGTGCTCGACCACGCGTACCACGGCCGCACGAACCTCACGATGGCCATGAACTACAAGGCCCATCCCTATGCCACCGGCTATGGCCCGCTCGCCGGCGACGTGTACCACGCGCCGAGCTCCTACCCCTATCACGACGGCCTGTCGGGCGCCGACGCGGCGGCACGCACGATCGCCTACCTCGAGAAGGTGGTGGGGGCATCCGACCTCGCGTGCCTCGTGGTCGAGCCGATCCAGGGCGAGGGCGGGTTCATGGTCCCCGCCGACGGCTTCCTGCCGACGCTCCAGTCGTGGTGCAGCGAGCACGGCGTCGTGATGATCGCCGACGAGATCCAGAGCGGCATGGCCCGCACGGGCCGCTACTACGCGAGCGAGCACTTCGGGTGGGAACCCGACGTCGTGCTCTCCGCGAAGGGCATCGCGGGCGGGCTCCCCCTCGCCGCGGTCACCGGCCGTGCCGAGATCATGGATGCCTCGCAGCCCGGCGGCCTCGGCGGCACCTTCGGCGGCAACCCGGTCGCCTGCGCCGCGGCGATCGCCGTCTTCGAGTCGATCGAGCAGAACGGCCTCCTCGCCGAGGCCGAGCGCATCGAGGCGACCCTGAAGGCCGGCCTCGAGCGGCTCAAGCAGCGCTACGACACCATCGGCGAGATCCGCGGCAAGGGGGCCATGGTCGCGATCGAGCTCGTGCAGCCGGGCACCGGCGACACCACGAAGGCGCCGAACGCCGAAGCGGTCACCGCACTCGTCGCCTACGCGGCGCAACACGGTGTGCTGGTCCTCAGCGCCGGCACCTACGGCAACGTGCTGCGGTTCCTCCCGAGCCTCGCGGTGAGCGACGCCCTGCTCGAAGACGGCCTCCGCGTGCTCGACGACGGCTTCGCGGCCCTCGGTTGA
- a CDS encoding OsmC family protein, translating into MLGEHHYEVEVEWQGDRGTGTSGYRAYGRQHVVRAAGKTHLIEASSDRTFHGDRERWNPEELLLAALSECHMLAYLHVATNHGVVVRGYTDRATGTMVEDGRGGGAFTEATLRPRVEVADASMLELAESLHAEASEKCFIAASVAFPVHHDAEAVVAAAPTR; encoded by the coding sequence ATGCTCGGCGAACACCACTACGAGGTCGAGGTCGAATGGCAAGGCGACCGCGGCACCGGCACGTCGGGCTACCGCGCCTACGGTCGGCAGCACGTCGTACGCGCGGCCGGCAAGACGCACCTCATCGAGGCGTCGAGCGACCGCACCTTCCACGGTGATCGCGAGCGCTGGAATCCCGAGGAGCTCCTGCTCGCTGCGCTCAGCGAGTGCCACATGCTCGCCTACCTCCACGTCGCGACCAACCACGGCGTCGTCGTGCGCGGCTACACCGATCGTGCGACCGGCACGATGGTCGAAGACGGGCGCGGGGGCGGGGCGTTCACCGAGGCCACGCTCCGGCCACGGGTCGAGGTGGCGGATGCCTCGATGCTCGAGCTCGCCGAGTCACTGCACGCCGAGGCATCCGAGAAGTGCTTCATCGCCGCATCGGTGGCATTTCCCGTGCACCATGACGCGGAGGCCGTCGTGGCGGCAGCCCCGACCCGCTGA
- a CDS encoding lysophospholipid acyltransferase family protein, which produces MVSEIEADAVPAAVQQGPLYRIVRGILRPLVRVVYRPTITGAEHVPPRGPVIIASNHLSFVDSIVIPLASPRPVQFLAKSHYFTGTGPKGWVSRTFFGAIGAVGVERGAGAAAQEALDAGRRILDSGNAFALYPEGTRSLDGRLYRGRTGVAWLALTTGARVVPVGLIGTEEIQPVGAKLPRVRPVTVRFGEPLDVSRHGSPTSGRARRAATDEIMAAIHALSGQELAERYNETPPHGAFAKLADRVAPRERI; this is translated from the coding sequence ATGGTGAGTGAGATCGAGGCCGACGCCGTCCCCGCCGCCGTTCAGCAGGGTCCGTTGTACCGCATCGTGCGCGGCATCCTCCGCCCGCTCGTGCGCGTCGTGTACCGGCCGACCATCACCGGCGCCGAGCACGTTCCCCCGCGCGGACCCGTGATCATCGCCTCGAACCACCTCTCGTTCGTCGACAGCATCGTGATCCCGCTCGCCTCGCCGCGGCCCGTGCAGTTCCTCGCGAAGTCGCACTACTTCACCGGCACCGGCCCGAAGGGCTGGGTGTCGCGTACCTTCTTCGGCGCGATCGGTGCGGTGGGCGTCGAACGCGGCGCCGGCGCCGCGGCGCAGGAGGCCCTCGATGCCGGCCGTCGCATCCTCGACTCCGGCAACGCGTTCGCCCTCTACCCCGAGGGCACCCGCTCGCTCGACGGGCGGCTCTACCGTGGTCGCACCGGTGTGGCGTGGCTCGCCCTCACGACCGGGGCGAGGGTCGTGCCGGTGGGGCTCATCGGCACCGAGGAGATCCAGCCGGTCGGCGCGAAGCTGCCGCGGGTGCGGCCGGTGACGGTACGGTTCGGGGAACCGCTCGACGTGAGCCGACATGGCTCCCCGACCTCGGGGCGAGCGCGGCGGGCCGCGACCGATGAGATCATGGCGGCGATCCACGCGCTGAGCGGGCAGGAGCTCGCCGAGCGGTACAACGAGACGCCGCCGCACGGCGCGTTCGCCAAGCTCGCCGACCGGGTCGCGCCGCGCGAGCGGATCTGA
- the dxr gene encoding 1-deoxy-D-xylulose-5-phosphate reductoisomerase, producing the protein MRSVIILGSSGSIGTQALDVIRANPRRFEVVGLGVGSNRAVVDTQAAEFGVEHTAVGIDEAVQLVRSVDADVVLNGITGSVGLAPTIATLERGTTLALANKESLIVGGDLVTRLAQPGQIVPVDSEHSALAQALRSGTDDEVRRLVLTASGGPFRGRRREDLTTVTPAEALAHPTWDMGLVVTTNSATLVNKGLEVIEAHLLFDVEYDRIEVVVHPQSIVHSMVEFVDGSTIAQASPPDMRLPISLGLDWPNRVAAAGTPLDWTTAQSWTFEPLDGDAFPAVALAKQVGRAGGEYPAVFNAANEEAVAAFHAGRIGFLDIVDTVRAVVESHEASDRSLSVASLADAEASARRAASTRIARTSAAE; encoded by the coding sequence GTGCGCAGCGTCATCATCCTCGGCTCATCCGGCTCGATCGGCACGCAGGCCCTCGACGTCATCCGTGCCAATCCCCGGCGCTTCGAGGTCGTGGGCCTCGGGGTGGGATCGAATCGGGCAGTGGTCGACACGCAAGCGGCCGAGTTCGGTGTCGAGCACACCGCGGTGGGCATCGACGAGGCCGTGCAACTCGTGCGCAGCGTCGACGCCGACGTGGTGCTGAACGGCATCACCGGCTCGGTCGGCCTCGCGCCGACGATCGCGACCCTCGAGCGCGGCACCACCCTCGCGCTCGCCAACAAGGAGTCGCTCATCGTCGGCGGCGATCTCGTCACGCGGCTCGCCCAGCCGGGGCAGATCGTGCCGGTCGACTCCGAGCACTCCGCGCTCGCGCAGGCGTTGCGCTCCGGCACCGACGACGAGGTGCGCCGGCTCGTGCTCACGGCATCGGGCGGCCCGTTCCGTGGGCGGCGACGCGAAGACCTCACGACGGTCACGCCCGCTGAAGCGCTCGCGCATCCCACCTGGGACATGGGACTCGTCGTCACGACCAACTCCGCGACCCTCGTGAACAAGGGCCTCGAGGTCATCGAGGCGCACCTGCTCTTCGACGTCGAATACGACCGCATCGAGGTCGTGGTGCATCCCCAGTCGATCGTGCACTCGATGGTCGAGTTCGTCGACGGCTCGACGATCGCGCAGGCGTCGCCGCCCGACATGCGCCTGCCCATCTCGCTGGGGCTCGACTGGCCGAACCGCGTGGCGGCGGCCGGCACGCCGCTCGACTGGACCACGGCGCAGAGCTGGACGTTCGAACCGCTCGACGGCGACGCGTTCCCCGCCGTGGCCCTCGCCAAGCAGGTCGGCCGCGCCGGCGGCGAGTACCCCGCCGTCTTCAACGCGGCGAACGAGGAGGCCGTGGCGGCGTTCCACGCCGGCCGCATCGGATTCCTCGACATCGTCGACACGGTGCGCGCGGTCGTCGAGTCGCACGAGGCATCCGACCGGTCGCTCTCGGTCGCCTCGCTCGCCGACGCCGAGGCATCCGCTCGCCGGGCGGCGAGCACCCGAATCGCCCGCACGTCGGCTGCCGAATAG
- a CDS encoding M50 family metallopeptidase, translated as MDSVLPFIIGVVVIVIGLALSIGLHEIGHLVPAKLFGVKVTQYMIGFGPTLWSRRKGETEYGVKAIPLGGYISMIGMFPPAKGERVRSDSTGFFQGLVQDARDSSTESITPGDEHRAFYRLPVWKRIIIMIGGPLMNLVLAVALLGVLFVGFGVPQSSTTVGSVNECVLPATSERQVCAPGDPAAPGAEAGVRPGDRIVSIDGVAIESWQQSTEIIRAHPNEELAMVVDRDGAEIALTITPALSERYALENGEAVTDASGEPLTVEAGFVGIAAATERVAQPVTAVFPAVGENVAAVAGIILNLPQRMVDVANAAFGPGERDPNGPISVVGVGRVAGEIAAIDEIPVIDKAAGLIGILASLNIALFVFNLIPLLPLDGGHIAGALWEAIRRGFARLARRPDPGPVDLAKLMPLTLAVVVVLGGMSLLLIYADIVKPIALF; from the coding sequence GTGGATTCCGTGCTTCCCTTCATCATCGGCGTGGTCGTCATCGTCATCGGCCTCGCCCTGTCGATCGGCCTGCACGAGATCGGCCACCTCGTGCCCGCGAAGCTGTTCGGCGTGAAGGTCACCCAGTACATGATCGGCTTCGGCCCGACGCTCTGGTCGCGGCGCAAGGGCGAGACCGAGTACGGCGTGAAGGCCATCCCGCTCGGCGGGTACATCTCGATGATCGGCATGTTCCCGCCCGCCAAGGGCGAGCGGGTGCGCAGCGACAGCACCGGGTTCTTCCAGGGGCTCGTGCAGGACGCGCGCGACTCGAGCACCGAGTCCATCACGCCGGGTGACGAGCACCGGGCCTTCTACCGCCTGCCGGTGTGGAAGCGCATCATCATCATGATCGGCGGGCCGCTCATGAACCTCGTGCTGGCGGTCGCGCTGCTCGGCGTGCTCTTCGTCGGCTTCGGGGTGCCGCAGAGCTCGACGACCGTCGGGTCGGTCAACGAGTGCGTGCTGCCCGCCACGAGCGAGCGCCAGGTGTGCGCGCCCGGAGACCCGGCCGCGCCGGGCGCCGAGGCCGGCGTGCGGCCCGGCGACCGCATCGTCTCGATCGACGGCGTCGCGATCGAGAGCTGGCAGCAATCGACCGAGATCATCCGGGCGCACCCGAACGAAGAGCTCGCGATGGTCGTCGACCGCGACGGTGCAGAGATCGCGCTCACCATCACCCCGGCCCTCAGCGAGCGGTACGCGCTCGAGAACGGCGAGGCGGTGACGGATGCCTCGGGCGAGCCGCTCACGGTCGAGGCGGGCTTCGTCGGCATCGCGGCGGCGACCGAGCGCGTCGCCCAGCCGGTGACGGCCGTGTTCCCCGCCGTCGGTGAGAACGTCGCCGCCGTCGCGGGCATCATCCTGAACCTGCCGCAGCGCATGGTCGACGTGGCCAATGCCGCATTCGGCCCCGGCGAGCGCGACCCCAACGGTCCCATCTCCGTCGTCGGCGTCGGGCGGGTCGCGGGCGAGATCGCCGCGATCGACGAGATCCCGGTCATCGACAAGGCCGCGGGACTCATCGGCATCCTCGCGTCACTGAACATCGCCCTCTTCGTCTTCAACCTGATCCCGCTTCTTCCGCTCGACGGCGGACACATCGCGGGTGCGCTGTGGGAAGCGATCCGGCGCGGGTTCGCGAGGCTCGCGCGCCGGCCCGACCCGGGTCCGGTCGACCTCGCGAAGCTGATGCCGCTGACCCTCGCGGTCGTCGTGGTGCTCGGCGGCATGAGCCTGCTCCTCATCTACGCCGACATCGTGAAGCCGATCGCCCTGTTCTGA
- a CDS encoding sensor histidine kinase, whose protein sequence is MPVPPWEATPVPPWDGRAERFPRPPAAFVLLAPVVISLLVQVPAAIGIAAWQHVGWPAGLLQVVLAAAGPLALLGARRYPGPTVAVIAAAALADLLLTPDLGPPYVALAFAIVLAVARGAVVWAAASVVVAWVAAIALGAVIGVSWHPFRIAFTTLVLAACFGIGSFVRVRRARVASYRAEVLRRRQTAEQRERVRIARELHDVIGHALSQINVQASVGLHLMDRDPEQARTALGSIKETSKTALEEVRSVLGVIRDGEAPLVPQAELAELPRLVAGVGSPGFEAELVDRLDVPPRRAVQFAGYRIAQEALTNVVRHAAASRAVVTVEHAGDEFVLTVDDDGAGVRGAEGSGILGMRERASLLGGSVAVGESPLGGTRVSVRLPWGGAE, encoded by the coding sequence ATGCCCGTGCCACCGTGGGAAGCAACGCCCGTGCCGCCGTGGGACGGCCGCGCTGAGCGGTTCCCCCGCCCCCCGGCCGCATTCGTGCTCCTCGCCCCGGTCGTCATCAGCCTCCTCGTGCAGGTTCCGGCGGCGATCGGCATCGCGGCCTGGCAGCACGTCGGATGGCCGGCCGGGCTGCTGCAGGTCGTCCTGGCGGCTGCAGGCCCCCTCGCGCTGCTCGGCGCGAGGCGCTATCCCGGGCCGACGGTCGCCGTGATCGCGGCAGCCGCGCTCGCCGACCTCCTGCTCACCCCCGACCTCGGGCCGCCGTACGTCGCGTTGGCGTTCGCGATCGTGCTCGCCGTCGCCCGCGGCGCGGTCGTCTGGGCGGCCGCATCGGTGGTGGTCGCCTGGGTGGCGGCCATCGCGCTCGGTGCGGTCATCGGCGTGTCGTGGCATCCGTTCCGCATCGCCTTCACGACGCTCGTGCTGGCTGCGTGCTTCGGCATCGGCTCCTTCGTACGGGTGCGTCGCGCCCGCGTGGCGTCGTACCGCGCCGAGGTCCTGCGGCGCCGCCAGACCGCCGAGCAGCGCGAGCGCGTGCGCATCGCCCGTGAGCTGCACGACGTGATCGGGCACGCCCTGTCACAGATCAACGTCCAGGCGAGCGTCGGGCTGCACCTCATGGACCGGGACCCGGAACAGGCCCGAACGGCACTCGGAAGCATCAAGGAGACGAGCAAGACCGCGCTCGAGGAGGTGCGCAGCGTGCTCGGCGTGATCCGTGACGGCGAGGCGCCGCTCGTTCCGCAGGCGGAGCTCGCGGAGCTGCCGCGGCTCGTGGCCGGGGTGGGTTCGCCCGGGTTCGAGGCCGAACTCGTCGACCGCCTCGACGTCCCGCCGCGACGGGCGGTGCAGTTCGCCGGCTACCGCATCGCGCAGGAGGCGCTCACGAACGTCGTGCGGCATGCGGCCGCGTCTCGCGCGGTCGTGACGGTGGAGCATGCCGGCGACGAGTTCGTGCTCACTGTCGACGACGACGGCGCGGGCGTGCGCGGTGCGGAGGGGAGCGGCATCCTGGGCATGCGCGAGCGGGCCTCGCTCCTCGGCGGTTCCGTGGCGGTCGGCGAGTCGCCGCTGGGCGGCACCCGCGTCTCGGTGCGCCTGCCGTGGGGAGGCGCGGAATGA
- a CDS encoding response regulator: MIRVALADDQHLVRAGFRALLEAEDDLHVVGEASSGEELLALVRREPVDVVLMDIRMPGGDGLWATEQIAADPALAGVHVVIVTTFELDEYVARAVRAGASGFLVKDTEPVDLIRAVHVVASGEALLSPGVTKRLLERMAVGLRDAPDEARLSALTEREREVLRLVGLGLTNDEIASRLVLSPLTAKTHVSRIMSKLHARDRVHLVVVAYESGLVAPGWQ, encoded by the coding sequence ATGATCCGCGTGGCGCTCGCCGACGACCAGCATCTCGTGCGTGCCGGGTTCCGGGCGCTCCTCGAGGCCGAAGACGACCTCCACGTCGTCGGCGAGGCGTCGAGCGGTGAGGAGCTCCTCGCGCTCGTCCGCCGTGAGCCGGTCGACGTGGTGCTCATGGACATCCGGATGCCCGGTGGCGACGGCCTGTGGGCGACCGAGCAGATCGCGGCCGACCCTGCGCTTGCAGGCGTGCACGTCGTCATCGTCACGACCTTCGAGCTCGACGAGTACGTCGCCCGCGCGGTGCGCGCCGGCGCGAGCGGATTCCTCGTGAAGGACACCGAGCCCGTCGACCTCATCCGCGCGGTGCACGTCGTCGCGAGCGGCGAGGCACTGCTCTCGCCCGGCGTCACGAAGCGTCTGCTCGAGCGCATGGCTGTCGGGCTTCGCGACGCGCCCGACGAAGCCCGCCTCTCGGCCTTGACCGAGCGCGAGCGCGAGGTGCTGCGACTCGTCGGGCTCGGGCTCACGAACGACGAGATCGCCTCGCGACTGGTGCTCAGCCCGCTCACCGCGAAGACGCACGTCTCGCGCATCATGTCGAAGCTGCACGCGCGCGACCGAGTGCACCTCGTGGTCGTCGCCTACGAGTCGGGCCTCGTCGCGCCCGGCTGGCAGTAG
- a CDS encoding SHOCT domain-containing protein, which produces MLATLATTAVAHSGPWAAGFGWAFFLIPIFWILVIGLIIFLVSRRRHAYWAQGGPNGSYGPPWARGASAESTLAERFAKGDIDETEYRARLEVLRANRPNA; this is translated from the coding sequence ATGCTCGCCACCCTCGCGACCACCGCGGTCGCCCACTCCGGCCCCTGGGCGGCCGGCTTCGGATGGGCCTTCTTCCTCATCCCGATCTTCTGGATCCTCGTCATCGGCCTGATCATCTTCCTCGTCAGCCGTCGTCGCCACGCGTACTGGGCGCAGGGCGGTCCCAACGGCTCGTACGGCCCGCCGTGGGCACGCGGCGCGAGCGCCGAGTCGACGCTGGCGGAGCGGTTCGCCAAGGGCGACATCGACGAGACCGAGTACCGTGCTCGCCTCGAGGTGCTCCGCGCGAACCGGCCGAACGCCTAG